One window of the Janthinobacterium sp. PAMC25594 genome contains the following:
- the clsB gene encoding cardiolipin synthase ClsB — MRTVNFIAHNDIQLLCCGTDYFPALIAAIDGARSEVYFETYIFADDATGTLVLDALKRAAARGVLVCMITDWFGTGNRRVKAMHAQLEAAGVHHRIFNPWFRRGITRTHRKICVADGEIALVGGININDDMFCDYDHSISLEAPRWDFAVQVKGPLVDAIHEEAHAQWARLGKMNLVRRIKLYRKMRVVSKELAKNPVVAGFVVRDNLRNRRTIQRAYLQALGQARKSVMLANPYFAPGHKLRHALAQAAQRGVDVVLLIGVGEFRMQDAVAHSFYPKLLAAGVKIVEYRKTQLHAKVAVVDDDWATVGSSNIDALSLFLNQEANVVIKDVAFAQSLRQHIEQGVADGIVIHQDDFKHIGRVRRIGYEAAFLVYRLVMRIFSVGKYA, encoded by the coding sequence ATGCGCACAGTCAATTTCATCGCCCACAACGACATCCAGCTGCTGTGTTGCGGCACCGATTATTTTCCCGCTTTGATAGCCGCCATCGATGGCGCGCGCTCGGAAGTGTATTTCGAGACGTATATCTTTGCCGATGACGCGACGGGCACCCTGGTGCTCGACGCGCTCAAGCGTGCCGCCGCGCGCGGCGTGCTGGTGTGCATGATCACGGACTGGTTCGGCACGGGCAACCGCCGCGTGAAAGCCATGCATGCGCAGCTGGAAGCGGCCGGCGTGCATCACCGTATCTTCAACCCGTGGTTCCGGCGCGGCATCACGCGCACGCACCGCAAGATTTGCGTCGCTGATGGAGAAATTGCCCTGGTGGGCGGCATCAATATCAACGACGATATGTTTTGCGATTACGACCACAGCATCAGCCTGGAAGCGCCGCGCTGGGACTTCGCCGTGCAGGTGAAGGGCCCGCTGGTGGACGCCATCCATGAAGAGGCGCATGCACAGTGGGCGCGACTGGGCAAGATGAACCTGGTGCGGCGTATCAAGCTGTATCGCAAGATGCGCGTGGTCAGCAAGGAGCTGGCGAAGAACCCCGTCGTGGCCGGCTTCGTCGTGCGCGACAACCTGCGCAACCGCCGCACCATCCAGCGCGCCTACCTGCAGGCGCTGGGCCAGGCGAGGAAAAGCGTGATGCTGGCCAACCCGTATTTCGCGCCCGGACACAAGCTGCGCCACGCCCTGGCCCAGGCGGCCCAGCGGGGCGTCGACGTGGTCCTGCTGATCGGCGTGGGCGAGTTCCGCATGCAAGATGCCGTGGCGCACTCGTTTTATCCGAAACTGCTGGCCGCCGGCGTGAAAATCGTCGAATACCGCAAGACGCAGCTGCACGCCAAGGTGGCCGTGGTCGACGATGACTGGGCGACGGTGGGTTCGAGCAATATTGACGCGCTGAGCCTGTTCCTGAACCAGGAAGCGAACGTGGTCATCAAGGACGTGGCGTTCGCCCAAAGCCTGCGCCAGCACATCGAGCAGGGCGTGGCCGACGGCATCGTGATTCACCAGGACGATTTCAAGCACATCGGCCGTGTCCGGCGCATCGGCTACGAAGCCGCCTTCCTCGTGTACCGGCTGGTGATGCGCATTTTTTCAGTAGGCAAGTACGCATGA
- the nudB gene encoding dihydroneopterin triphosphate diphosphatase — protein sequence MTHKIPVSVLVVIHTADLDVLLIERAGQPGFWQSVTGSVDAVDEPLLQTAARELCEETGIVVDGHDIVLRDWNLSNVYEIYPIWRHRYAPGVTRNTEHVFSVQVPRDTLITLSPREHLQYAWLPYLAAADRCFSSSNAEAILQLPAMTGLARPT from the coding sequence ATGACTCATAAAATTCCCGTTTCCGTGCTGGTCGTCATTCATACGGCTGATCTGGACGTCTTGCTGATCGAGCGCGCGGGCCAGCCCGGTTTCTGGCAATCGGTGACCGGTTCCGTCGACGCCGTCGACGAACCGCTGCTGCAGACGGCAGCGCGCGAATTGTGCGAGGAGACCGGCATCGTCGTCGATGGGCACGACATCGTGCTGCGCGACTGGAACTTGTCGAATGTGTACGAGATCTATCCGATCTGGCGCCACCGCTATGCGCCCGGCGTGACGCGCAACACGGAACACGTGTTCAGCGTGCAAGTGCCGCGCGACACGCTGATTACGCTGAGTCCCCGCGAACACTTGCAATACGCGTGGCTGCCGTATCTGGCGGCGGCCGACCGCTGTTTCTCGTCGTCCAACGCGGAAGCCATTTTGCAATTGCCGGCCATGACGGGCCTGGCGCGCCCCACCTGA
- a CDS encoding endonuclease/exonuclease/phosphatase family protein: MKIRVATYNIHKGVSSVRGLPRVHALKQAIALFHADVVFLQEVQGKHDRNAARYGAENNGHKHWPEASQHEFFAGAEHHSAYGMNAVYDHGHHGNALLSKFPIASQTNHDVSDHAYEQRGILHCVLKTPQADVHCYVVHLGLFESGRGRQTQALIDAVLESAPNGEPVIIAGDFNDWRNTLSDKLRNALGVVEVFDQRASNSALGDLVRTLARRQTKTPVPVPARTFPAALPWFRLDRIYVRGFHVEGAQVMHGTLWAKLSDHAPIVAALKLA, from the coding sequence ATGAAAATCCGCGTAGCAACTTATAATATCCACAAGGGCGTCTCCTCCGTGCGGGGCTTACCCCGCGTGCACGCCTTGAAGCAGGCGATTGCCCTGTTCCATGCCGATGTCGTCTTCCTGCAGGAGGTACAAGGCAAGCATGACCGCAATGCGGCCCGCTATGGCGCCGAGAACAACGGCCACAAGCATTGGCCGGAAGCATCGCAGCATGAATTCTTTGCCGGCGCCGAGCACCATTCCGCGTATGGCATGAATGCCGTGTATGACCATGGCCACCACGGCAACGCCTTGCTGAGCAAGTTTCCCATCGCCTCGCAAACCAACCACGACGTGTCCGACCATGCCTACGAGCAGCGCGGCATCCTGCATTGCGTGCTCAAGACGCCGCAGGCCGACGTGCATTGCTATGTGGTGCACCTGGGCCTGTTTGAATCGGGACGGGGCCGCCAGACGCAGGCGCTGATCGATGCCGTCCTGGAATCGGCGCCGAATGGCGAGCCCGTCATCATCGCGGGCGACTTCAACGATTGGCGCAACACGCTCAGCGACAAGCTGCGCAATGCGCTCGGCGTGGTCGAGGTATTCGACCAGCGTGCGTCGAACTCGGCCCTGGGCGACCTCGTGCGCACCCTGGCGCGGCGCCAGACGAAAACACCGGTGCCCGTACCGGCGCGCACCTTTCCCGCCGCCTTGCCTTGGTTCCGCCTGGACCGCATCTATGTGCGCGGTTTCCACGTGGAAGGCGCGCAAGTGATGCATGGCACTCTGTGGGCAAAATTGTCGGACCATGCGCCGATAGTTGCTGCCTTGAAACTCGCGTAG
- the aspS gene encoding aspartate--tRNA ligase, with translation MSMRTEYCGLVTEAMLGQTVSLCGWVHRRRDHGSLIFIDLRDREGLVQIVCNPEQAEMFKVAEAVRNEFCLRVTGVVTNRIEGTINNNLKSGKIEVVCSELEVLNPSVPVPFQLDDDNLSETTRLTHRVLDLRRPQMQNNLRLRYKVTMEVRKYLDALGFIDIETPMLTKSTPEGARDYLVPSRVNAGSFFALPQSPQLFKQLLMVANFDRYYQITKCFRDEDLRADRQPEFTQIDCETSFLTEQEIRDLFEDMIRVVFKNTLNIDLPNPFPVMDFAEAMGLYGSDKPDMRVKLAFTDLTEIMKTVEFKVFNGAANMKGGRVVALRVPQGGSMPRSEIDAYTQFVAIYGAKGLAYIKVNEKAKGPEGLQSPIVKFLPADVLATILEQTGAQDGDLIFFGADKAKVVNDAIGALRVKIGHSEFGKKAGLFEDVWKPLWVVDFPMFEHDEEADRWTATHHPFTAPKDGHEDMLETNPGACIAKAYDMVLNGWELGGGSIRIHREEVQSKVFRALKIDAEEAQLKFGFLLDALQYGAPPHGGLAFGLDRIVTMMTGSDSIRDVIAFPKTQRAQCLLTQAPSEVDEKQLRELHIRLRGAEPKVA, from the coding sequence ATGTCTATGCGTACTGAATACTGCGGCCTCGTCACCGAAGCCATGCTGGGACAAACCGTCAGCCTGTGCGGCTGGGTACATCGCCGCCGCGACCACGGCAGCCTGATTTTCATCGACTTGCGCGACCGTGAAGGCCTGGTGCAAATCGTCTGCAACCCGGAACAAGCGGAGATGTTCAAGGTCGCCGAAGCCGTGCGCAATGAATTCTGCCTGCGCGTGACGGGCGTCGTGACGAACCGTATCGAAGGCACCATCAACAACAACCTGAAATCGGGCAAGATCGAAGTGGTCTGCTCGGAACTGGAAGTGCTGAACCCGTCCGTGCCCGTGCCGTTCCAGCTCGATGACGACAACCTGTCGGAAACGACGCGTCTGACGCACCGTGTGCTGGACCTGCGCCGCCCGCAAATGCAGAATAACCTGCGCCTGCGCTACAAGGTGACGATGGAAGTGCGCAAGTACCTCGACGCGCTGGGCTTCATCGACATCGAAACGCCGATGCTGACCAAGTCCACGCCAGAAGGCGCGCGCGACTACCTGGTGCCGTCGCGCGTGAACGCGGGCAGCTTCTTCGCCTTGCCGCAATCGCCACAGTTGTTCAAGCAACTGTTGATGGTCGCTAACTTCGACCGTTACTACCAGATCACCAAGTGCTTCCGCGACGAAGACTTGCGCGCTGACCGCCAGCCAGAATTCACGCAGATCGATTGCGAAACCTCGTTCCTGACGGAACAGGAAATCCGCGACCTGTTCGAAGACATGATCCGCGTCGTGTTCAAGAACACCCTGAACATTGACTTGCCGAACCCGTTCCCGGTGATGGATTTCGCCGAAGCGATGGGCCTGTATGGTTCCGACAAGCCGGACATGCGCGTCAAGCTGGCCTTCACGGACTTGACCGAAATCATGAAGACGGTCGAATTCAAGGTCTTCAACGGCGCCGCCAACATGAAGGGTGGCCGCGTGGTGGCCCTGCGCGTGCCGCAAGGCGGCAGCATGCCCCGTTCGGAAATCGACGCCTACACGCAATTTGTCGCCATCTACGGCGCCAAGGGCCTCGCTTACATCAAGGTCAACGAGAAAGCCAAGGGTCCTGAAGGCTTGCAGTCGCCGATCGTCAAGTTCCTGCCTGCCGACGTGCTGGCCACGATCCTTGAGCAGACGGGCGCGCAAGACGGCGACCTGATCTTCTTCGGCGCGGACAAGGCCAAGGTCGTCAACGACGCCATCGGCGCGCTGCGCGTGAAAATCGGTCACAGCGAGTTCGGCAAGAAAGCCGGCCTGTTCGAAGACGTGTGGAAGCCATTGTGGGTGGTCGACTTCCCGATGTTCGAGCACGACGAAGAAGCGGACCGCTGGACGGCGACCCACCATCCGTTCACGGCACCGAAAGACGGCCATGAAGACATGCTGGAAACCAATCCGGGCGCCTGCATCGCCAAGGCCTACGACATGGTCTTGAACGGCTGGGAACTGGGTGGCGGTTCGATCCGTATCCACCGCGAAGAAGTGCAAAGCAAGGTCTTCCGCGCATTGAAAATCGATGCCGAAGAAGCGCAGCTGAAGTTCGGCTTCCTGCTCGACGCCCTGCAATACGGCGCGCCACCGCATGGCGGCCTGGCATTCGGCCTGGACCGTATCGTGACCATGATGACGGGTTCCGATTCGATCCGCGACGTGATCGCCTTCCCGAAAACCCAGCGCGCCCAGTGTCTGCTGACACAAGCGCCGTCGGAAGTGGACGAGAAGCAATTGCGCGAGCTGCACATCCGTTTGCGCGGCGCCGAGCCAAAAGTAGCGTAA
- a CDS encoding TetR/AcrR family transcriptional regulator — translation MRKGELTRAAILDVALDLSSRDGLEGLTIGLLADKMNMSKSGVFAHFGSREDLQMEVLKLYHYRFEQEVFFPSMKEPRGIQRLQSMFARWVKRVSVEIASGCIYISGAVEYDDRPGPIRDALVAMVRAWQGALLRCVEQSIATGDLKADTDAQQLVYEMYGLILALHHDARFLRVPGSIERAQAGFVRLLASYQNSVTSK, via the coding sequence ATGCGCAAGGGCGAACTGACCCGTGCAGCCATCCTCGACGTGGCGCTGGACCTGTCCAGCCGCGACGGCCTGGAAGGCCTGACCATCGGGCTGCTTGCGGACAAAATGAACATGAGCAAGTCGGGCGTGTTTGCCCACTTCGGCTCGCGCGAAGACTTGCAGATGGAAGTGCTGAAGCTCTACCACTATCGTTTCGAGCAAGAAGTTTTTTTCCCCAGCATGAAAGAGCCACGCGGCATCCAGCGCCTGCAATCGATGTTTGCGCGCTGGGTCAAGCGGGTCAGCGTGGAAATCGCTTCCGGCTGCATCTATATCAGCGGCGCCGTCGAGTATGACGACCGTCCTGGCCCCATCCGCGACGCCCTGGTGGCCATGGTACGGGCCTGGCAGGGTGCGCTGCTGCGCTGTGTCGAGCAATCGATCGCCACGGGCGACCTGAAAGCGGACACGGACGCCCAGCAGCTGGTGTACGAGATGTATGGCCTGATCCTGGCCCTGCACCACGATGCGCGCTTCCTGCGCGTGCCGGGCAGCATCGAACGGGCGCAGGCAGGATTTGTCCGCTTGCTGGCGTCGTACCAGAATTCCGTCACAAGCAAATAA
- a CDS encoding acyl-CoA dehydrogenase C-terminal domain-containing protein, translated as MGQYVAPIRDMQFVLHEFLQVEEELKQMPSYADVDADIINQVLEEGGKFTSEVLFPLNHSGDREGCHHDPVTKSVTTPKGFKEAYKQYVEGGWAALACDPQYGGQGLPVVLNNSFYEMLNSSNQAWSMYPGLSHGAYECLKEHGTDHQKEVYLPKLVSGEWTGTMCLTEPHCGTDLGLLRSKALPEADGSWTITGNKIFISAGEHDMAENILHLVLARVPDAPEGSKGISLFLVPKFLPNADGTVGERNPITCGAIEEKMGIHGNSTCQMNLDGAKGWIIGQPNKGLNAMFVFMNAARLGVGMQSLGLTEIAYQNALIYAKDRTQMRSLSGIKNPELPADRIIVHPDVRRMLLTGKAYAEGARAFTSYVALQIDRELHHPDADVRKEAADEVALLTPVIKAFITDNAWIATSEAMQVFGGHGYISEWGMEQYVRDARINMIYEGTNTIQSLDLLGRKILGDNGAKLRKFGEKIKAFVEDNGTDEAMSEFVTPLGDLGDKVTKLTMEIGMKAFQNPDEVGAACVPYLRVVGHMIYSYLFAQMAKIALEKESSGDKFYTAKLATARFYFARLQPETATLIRQARSGSANLMALDADLF; from the coding sequence ATGGGTCAATACGTCGCGCCAATCCGGGATATGCAATTCGTTCTGCATGAGTTCCTGCAAGTGGAAGAAGAACTGAAGCAAATGCCGTCGTACGCCGACGTCGACGCCGATATCATCAACCAGGTACTGGAAGAGGGTGGCAAGTTCACTTCCGAAGTGTTGTTCCCGCTGAATCACTCCGGCGACCGCGAAGGCTGCCACCACGATCCCGTCACGAAAAGCGTGACCACGCCTAAAGGCTTTAAAGAAGCGTATAAACAGTACGTCGAAGGCGGCTGGGCGGCCTTGGCTTGCGATCCGCAATACGGCGGCCAGGGTTTGCCTGTCGTGCTGAACAATTCGTTCTATGAAATGCTGAACTCGTCGAACCAGGCCTGGTCCATGTACCCGGGCTTGTCGCACGGCGCCTACGAGTGCCTGAAGGAACACGGCACCGACCACCAGAAGGAAGTATATCTGCCGAAACTGGTGTCGGGCGAATGGACGGGCACCATGTGCCTGACCGAACCGCACTGCGGCACCGACCTGGGCCTGCTGCGCTCGAAGGCGCTGCCTGAGGCGGACGGTTCCTGGACCATCACCGGCAACAAGATCTTCATCTCGGCCGGCGAGCATGACATGGCGGAAAACATCCTGCACCTGGTGCTGGCCCGCGTGCCGGACGCGCCGGAAGGCTCGAAAGGCATCTCGCTGTTCCTGGTGCCGAAATTCCTGCCGAACGCGGACGGCACGGTCGGTGAGCGCAACCCGATCACCTGCGGCGCCATCGAAGAAAAAATGGGCATCCACGGCAACTCGACCTGCCAGATGAACCTGGACGGCGCGAAAGGCTGGATCATCGGCCAGCCGAACAAGGGCCTCAACGCCATGTTCGTCTTCATGAACGCGGCCCGCCTGGGCGTGGGCATGCAGTCGCTGGGCCTGACGGAAATCGCTTACCAGAACGCGCTGATCTACGCCAAGGACCGCACGCAAATGCGTTCGCTGTCCGGTATCAAGAACCCGGAACTGCCGGCCGACCGCATCATCGTGCACCCTGACGTGCGCCGCATGCTGTTGACGGGCAAAGCCTACGCCGAAGGCGCGCGCGCTTTCACTTCCTACGTGGCGCTGCAGATCGACCGCGAACTGCACCACCCGGATGCCGACGTGCGCAAGGAAGCCGCCGACGAAGTGGCGCTGCTGACCCCTGTCATCAAGGCCTTCATTACCGACAACGCCTGGATCGCCACTTCGGAAGCGATGCAAGTGTTCGGCGGCCACGGCTACATCTCGGAGTGGGGCATGGAGCAGTATGTGCGTGACGCGCGCATCAACATGATCTACGAAGGCACGAACACGATCCAGTCGCTGGATCTGCTGGGCCGCAAGATCCTCGGCGACAACGGCGCCAAGCTGCGCAAGTTCGGCGAAAAGATCAAGGCCTTCGTCGAAGACAATGGCACCGATGAAGCGATGAGCGAATTCGTCACTCCACTGGGCGACCTGGGCGACAAAGTCACCAAGCTGACCATGGAAATCGGCATGAAAGCCTTCCAGAATCCTGACGAAGTGGGCGCGGCATGCGTGCCTTACCTGCGTGTCGTCGGCCACATGATCTACAGCTATTTGTTCGCGCAGATGGCCAAGATCGCCCTCGAAAAAGAGTCCAGCGGCGACAAGTTCTATACCGCCAAACTGGCTACCGCACGTTTCTACTTCGCCCGCTTGCAGCCTGAAACGGCAACCCTGATCCGTCAGGCGCGTTCCGGTTCGGCCAACCTGATGGCACTCGACGCAGACCTGTTCTAA
- the ubiB gene encoding ubiquinone biosynthesis regulatory protein kinase UbiB: MILKFLRLFKIIRVSIKYGLDEIAISGLQVPRTAKLIDTLIFWRDLSSPRGMRLRLALEELGPIFVKFGQVLSTRRDLMPPDIAEELARLQDRVPPFDSDLAIAQIVKSLGAHPDQLFAHFEREPVASASIAQVHFATLKDGREVAVKVLRPGMKKLIDEDVALMHIAADWTSRLWADSKRLKPKEVVGEFDKYLHDELDLMREAANASQLRRNFANSDLLMVPEMHWDYCSSSVIVMERMVGIPVSQIDRLVAAGVDLRKLSSDGVEIFFTQVFRDGFFHADMHPGNILVSIAPESFGRYIALDFGIVGTLNDYDKDYLSQNFLAFFRRDYKRVAEAHIESGWAPKDTRVDELEAAVRACCEPIFDRPLKDISFGQVLLRLFQTSRRFNVEVQPQLVLLQKTLLNIEGLGRQLDPELDLWQTAKPYLEKWMSNQVGPQGFMERLRAEAPRYAHIFPQLPRLLHQALTVHGEPRENDVELMKTLLAEQRQTNRLLSFIVYFVGAFALGALGLQVFMRWHQLPF, from the coding sequence ATGATATTGAAATTTCTGCGCCTGTTTAAAATCATCCGTGTTTCCATCAAGTACGGTCTGGATGAGATAGCGATTTCTGGTCTGCAAGTTCCCCGCACCGCCAAATTGATCGACACCCTGATTTTCTGGCGCGACCTGTCGTCGCCACGGGGCATGCGCCTGCGCCTGGCGCTGGAAGAGCTAGGCCCCATTTTCGTCAAATTCGGGCAAGTGCTGTCGACGCGGCGCGATCTGATGCCGCCCGACATCGCCGAAGAACTGGCGCGCCTGCAAGATCGCGTGCCGCCGTTCGATTCCGACCTGGCCATCGCGCAAATCGTCAAGTCACTGGGCGCGCATCCGGATCAGTTGTTTGCCCACTTCGAGCGCGAGCCGGTGGCGTCCGCCTCGATTGCCCAGGTGCACTTCGCCACCCTGAAAGATGGCCGCGAAGTGGCCGTGAAGGTCTTGCGTCCAGGCATGAAAAAGCTGATCGACGAAGACGTGGCCCTGATGCACATCGCGGCCGACTGGACCAGCCGCCTGTGGGCCGACAGCAAGCGCCTGAAACCGAAAGAGGTGGTGGGCGAGTTCGACAAATACCTGCACGACGAGCTGGACCTGATGCGCGAGGCGGCCAACGCCAGCCAGCTGCGCCGCAACTTCGCCAACTCGGACTTGCTGATGGTGCCGGAAATGCACTGGGATTATTGCTCCAGCAGCGTCATCGTCATGGAACGCATGGTGGGCATTCCCGTGTCGCAGATCGACCGCCTGGTGGCGGCCGGCGTGGATTTGCGCAAACTGTCCAGCGATGGCGTGGAAATTTTCTTCACGCAAGTGTTCCGCGACGGCTTTTTCCATGCGGATATGCATCCGGGGAATATTCTCGTGTCGATCGCGCCCGAATCGTTCGGCCGCTACATCGCGCTGGACTTCGGCATCGTGGGAACGTTGAACGATTACGACAAGGATTATCTGTCGCAAAACTTCCTCGCCTTCTTCCGCCGCGACTACAAACGCGTGGCCGAGGCGCACATCGAATCGGGCTGGGCGCCGAAAGACACGCGCGTCGATGAACTGGAAGCGGCCGTGCGCGCCTGCTGCGAACCGATCTTCGACCGTCCGCTGAAAGATATTTCTTTCGGACAAGTCTTGCTGCGGCTGTTCCAGACCTCGCGCCGCTTCAACGTGGAAGTGCAGCCGCAGCTGGTGCTGCTGCAAAAGACCTTGCTCAATATCGAAGGCCTGGGCCGCCAGCTCGATCCGGAACTGGACCTGTGGCAAACGGCCAAGCCGTATCTGGAAAAATGGATGAGCAACCAGGTGGGGCCGCAAGGTTTCATGGAACGCCTGCGCGCCGAGGCGCCCCGTTATGCGCACATCTTCCCGCAACTGCCGCGTTTGCTGCACCAGGCCTTGACCGTGCATGGCGAACCGCGTGAAAACGACGTGGAACTGATGAAAACCTTGCTGGCGGAACAACGCCAGACGAACCGCTTGCTGAGCTTTATCGTGTACTTCGTGGGCGCCTTCGCGCTCGGCGCGCTGGGCTTGCAAGTGTTCATGCGCTGGCATCAACTGCCGTTTTAA
- a CDS encoding DUF502 domain-containing protein: protein MRKYFITGLLILVPLAITAWVLNLVISTMDQSLLLVPGSTKPSIWFGHQVPALNSIPGLGTVLTVLIVFFTGLLTNNLVGNYVVKLWEKLLQRIPIVNSLYSSVKQVSDTLFSPSGNAFRKAVLVPYPHQNSWTIAFLTGVPGGDAANHLVGDYVSVYVPTTPNPTSGFFLMMKRSDVVELDMSVDAALKYIVSMGVVAPAEVVAVPAPAAKE, encoded by the coding sequence ATGCGTAAATACTTTATTACCGGATTACTGATTTTGGTACCCCTGGCCATTACGGCCTGGGTGCTGAATCTGGTGATCAGCACGATGGACCAGTCGCTGTTGCTGGTGCCCGGCAGTACGAAGCCCAGCATATGGTTCGGCCACCAGGTTCCCGCGCTGAACAGCATTCCCGGCCTGGGCACGGTATTGACGGTACTGATCGTGTTCTTCACGGGCTTGTTGACGAATAACCTGGTCGGCAATTACGTGGTGAAACTGTGGGAAAAATTGCTGCAACGCATACCCATCGTCAACTCCCTGTACTCCAGCGTCAAGCAAGTGTCCGATACCTTGTTTTCCCCGTCGGGCAATGCCTTCCGCAAGGCCGTGCTGGTGCCGTATCCGCATCAGAATTCCTGGACCATCGCTTTCCTGACCGGCGTGCCGGGCGGCGATGCGGCGAACCACCTGGTGGGCGACTATGTCAGCGTGTACGTGCCGACGACGCCGAATCCGACGTCAGGCTTTTTCCTGATGATGAAACGCAGCGATGTCGTCGAACTCGACATGAGCGTCGATGCGGCGCTCAAATATATCGTCTCGATGGGCGTGGTAGCGCCTGCGGAAGTTGTTGCTGTACCGGCCCCGGCAGCCAAAGAATAA
- a CDS encoding methyltransferase — protein sequence MADFHTRDPLSPAFWDERFEKQFTPWDHGGVPARLRSFVAGCPAPLRCLIPGCGCAYELVFMLDHGWDATAIDFSPAAVAAARAVVGARAGQVVEADFFAWQPAAPLDLIYERAFLCAMPRAMWPQVAARWAQLLAPGAMLAGYFFFDDNAKGPPFGISRETLQELLAPHFDCLADEAVDDSIAVFAGKERWMSWRRRAD from the coding sequence ATGGCTGACTTCCATACCCGCGATCCGCTCTCGCCCGCTTTCTGGGACGAGCGTTTCGAGAAGCAATTCACGCCCTGGGACCACGGCGGCGTGCCGGCGCGCCTGCGCAGCTTCGTGGCCGGCTGCCCGGCGCCGCTGCGCTGCCTGATTCCCGGCTGCGGCTGCGCGTATGAACTGGTTTTCATGCTCGATCACGGCTGGGATGCCACTGCCATCGATTTTTCGCCGGCCGCCGTGGCCGCCGCGCGCGCCGTCGTCGGTGCGCGGGCAGGGCAGGTGGTGGAAGCCGATTTCTTTGCCTGGCAACCCGCAGCGCCGCTGGACCTGATCTATGAACGGGCGTTTTTGTGCGCCATGCCGCGCGCCATGTGGCCGCAAGTGGCGGCCCGCTGGGCGCAGCTGCTGGCGCCGGGCGCCATGCTGGCCGGCTACTTTTTCTTTGACGACAATGCCAAGGGGCCGCCATTTGGCATATCGCGTGAGACACTGCAGGAATTGCTGGCGCCGCATTTCGACTGCCTGGCCGATGAAGCCGTCGATGATTCCATCGCCGTCTTCGCCGGCAAGGAGCGCTGGATGAGCTGGCGCCGCCGGGCGGACTGA
- a CDS encoding RNA-binding S4 domain-containing protein produces MNEMTTVRLDKWLWAARFFKTRSLASEAVDTGKVKVGGERVKPARSLRVGDELAIDNGAETWEVAVLGLSDKRGAAPVARLLYGETPASIARREQLAEERKLFREPGTTIKGRPTKRDRRQLSKAGDLS; encoded by the coding sequence ATGAACGAGATGACAACGGTAAGGCTGGATAAATGGCTGTGGGCGGCGCGCTTCTTCAAGACGCGCTCGCTGGCCAGCGAGGCCGTCGATACGGGCAAGGTCAAAGTGGGCGGCGAGCGCGTGAAACCGGCGCGCAGCCTGCGCGTGGGCGACGAGCTGGCCATCGACAATGGCGCGGAAACGTGGGAAGTGGCCGTGCTGGGCCTGTCCGACAAGCGCGGCGCGGCGCCCGTGGCGCGTCTGCTGTACGGAGAAACACCGGCCAGCATCGCCCGCCGCGAGCAGCTGGCGGAGGAGCGCAAGCTGTTCCGCGAGCCGGGCACCACCATCAAGGGGCGGCCGACCAAGCGCGACCGCCGTCAACTGAGCAAGGCAGGCGACCTTTCCTGA
- a CDS encoding FmdB family zinc ribbon protein yields the protein MPIYAYRCDECGFAKDVLQKISDPVLTVCLSCGKPSFKKQLTAAGFQLKGTGWYATDFRGGTAPTTAIPTGPADGAKPAPAAESAPAAAAASAPAAAAPKAD from the coding sequence ATGCCGATTTATGCTTACCGTTGTGACGAGTGTGGTTTTGCCAAGGACGTCTTGCAAAAGATCTCCGATCCAGTACTGACGGTGTGCCTGTCGTGCGGCAAGCCCAGTTTCAAGAAACAATTGACGGCCGCCGGTTTCCAATTGAAGGGCACTGGCTGGTACGCGACCGATTTCCGCGGCGGCACGGCGCCCACCACGGCCATTCCGACGGGCCCGGCCGATGGCGCCAAGCCCGCCCCGGCCGCCGAGAGCGCGCCTGCTGCGGCAGCTGCGTCCGCCCCGGCTGCCGCTGCGCCGAAAGCGGACTGA